The Drosophila sechellia strain sech25 chromosome 2L, ASM438219v1, whole genome shotgun sequence region CTTTAAATACGTAAGCACTTTGCATTAGTTGTATGTATTACGTCAATACAAGTATCAATTGATTCCGCAGTAATACAATTACCGTTCATTTGactataatatatattaaaagatTTACGAAGCAATAATTAAACTATAAAAGTTACATACCAAACATTTTTTGCAAGCTGCCATTTTTGatgtattatattttaattagatAACTTCATTTTCGTAGatgtacacacatataaaCAGGTGCTGTAGAgaaaatttgtattaagtcAAATCCATTAAACTAAAGGCAAACCAGTTTAAATGACTCTACACACCGTGTTTTCTGTGTACTCAATGCACATATTCTAACGCTTGTGATTATTTTTCGTTACAGATAAAATCGCTCTGAATGTGGCTAATCAGTATTGGCGCGATATCTACGGAATAATGCTGCCTGAGACCCGCCAGTTTTGGCAACCCCTTATGTTGCGAATGTTCAACGAGGCATTCGAACTGGTTCCCATCGACCAGTTTCTCAAGGAGTAGCGGTTGGCGGTTGGACTTAATAGAATGATGATATGgttaaatagaaaataaattgttcCATTAGGTGCtattaaatgataatatttttttaaattaaaaaacatttattccAGGTGCCAGTTTTAATTGTCCATTTTGAGCGACACCAATTAAGCCAggttttatgcaatttttcaTGCCCTAGTTGAGCGCAGCGCAAATGTAACGCCTTTTTTTACCGCTCTATGACCCAATCGAGATAATAGGTTAAGTGCGCACCCCGACCTTCGACCTTGATTCCAATTGTGGAGTAGCAAATGCGGTGCAATTGAGCAAGATCCGAAACTATCTTTGAActtggaaatattttaaatttattattcagTTGGGCCGAAATCCCGGCGGTACTGCAATACCGGGCCAACCCGCGACAGAGGTGGAGCAAGCTCCTAGCACTCCGTCTGATTCCAAAAATCAGTTTAACATTTGTTGTCCTCCAATGGAGGAACTATCAGATGTTAAGCTGATAAGAACAGATACTACACTTTGATCTTAGCCATAAGGCCGAGAAGCGATAACTTGAAAAAGGAAACGAACTGGCTCTCCATGAGCAAACGGCCAGAACCATTTGGGAATCATCAATGTGAAAGTAGAAAGTTATCATGCTTTCTATTGCCTATTTTAGGGGTTTCTGGTTCATATACTACTTATATTCCCGTTCCAGGTAGCCACATAAGTCAATATGACTAAGATCCCTACCGTAAACATACTTTAGGGGTTGTTTGCGTTTTACAAACATTATGATTCCCAACATGTTCAAGCTCGTTCCAAATGGTAGGGCAGATACGTTTCGATGTAAAGTTACTCTGGTTTCTCTTCAATTGTCGAATAAATCTTTCGCCTTTTACTAAAGATTTCCGTGGAGAGGAACACTCTAATGAgtctaaaataatttttttgtagtgCCCGGCGACTTTTGTAGCTGGGCCATAAGGAATTCATTGTAaggttttttttaatattataaaatcTGGTGGTCATATGGAGTGATGAAATTTTACTCGTACCGTAGACGGCGCTAAATGTGCCATAAATCAGCTTATTATATTGCAGTCAATATATTCTTAATGTCTATGGTGACTGGATTGTTTCGTGATGTGCATGCAAAACAGAAGCGATACGAAATGTATAGGAAAAATAAACACGCGACTGTCTGTCGTCTGCCTAAAGACAGGCCCATCATATTAAGTGGGTATTTTAATCTATTAATTGTATACATTTGACATAGAATTTGTGCAAAACTCGAAATATTGCTTCCGTAGCAAAGGTCATCATTTGCAGAGTTCTGATTTTAAATATGTTCTCGGAAGCCTCGTACTTGCTGAGCTAAATTTTCGAAGATGTCACGTACTAGACTACCTTGAACATCGATTTGTACACCCACAAAGTCGCAGGTTCATGAATAATTTTATGTGGCATAAAGCTGCAAAGATTTACAACTGACCCACATTTTACATGAACACCTCGGAGGGCCTCACAGCCGAACTGCGACTCAAACTTAATACGTGCCTGGCACTTTGACTGAAAACAGGGAATGGAGACTGGGGAATGGGAAAACCTCTTGTCACTTTCCTCATTGTTGGCGGTATTTGACATATTTGAGGGAACAATCAGGAGATGGATGTATGCATATTGTATGGGGATTGGGGCACTCTATAAAGAATCCATTGTAACTCTTTAAAAAACGTTGACCATAAAGAACTtatatcatttaaaatataaaagaaaattccaatgttacaaatttcaaaaacttttaaaCAAATCTGTGAATTTTTCGTATAAGAACTTATAGTTACATAATTACTCACATTTTATCCAGACTtacatataaaattatatggaTTTGTACGGGTAAAAAAGATTTTTTAAGTTAGGCCCTTAAAACTGATTTTTTCAAAATGaagtttataaaaatattgaactTGTGGCTTTCAAACTTTAGTATAGTGGTTCTTTTGAAtaagctttttttttgtccGAGATGAGCTTTTGAGTTCGGCTTTTGGCTTCGGCAGTGACGGCCTAAAGCCTTCAAAACGACCGATTTTGTTGGCGCCTACTTGtgtgtgttgttgctgtttgctTTGGCTTCGGCAGCGGCTTGGAAAAACTTTTGAACGAGCACAAAAATCGGGCAGCTTGAAAACTATAAATAAACGTGCGATTTATGCAGCGCTCATTTCAAGATTTGCAAGCCACGGGCCGTCAACTCGAAATAATTCGTTTGTCCATTTTCTGCGGATAAGTTTGGCAATTAGCTGGCTGAGATTGTGTGCATCCCAGTGTCCGTGTGTGCAGCAATTGCAGCAACAATTGCAGTTAACCGAGAAAACCGAAAAGCCAACAAAAAGCAACTGTAAAAAGCGCTCGTGTAGAAATAAAAGTGAAGCCGGTTTGCAAAAAATTAcgcaaataaaaaaccaaaaaccaaaaaaaaaaaggaaaaacggAGACAAGAAAATTACCGTCTGGACCGTATTCGTGTGTTAAATCAAGTCACACGAAAATAGTCAAATAGAAAGAGTCCAGTAATCAATTGAAACGAGTTTGCATCGGCACATTGTGCAGAGGAAATCGGAAAGCAACAGCCAGCCAGTCCCAAAAATGCAATTGCCTTGCATATCGCTCACCATTTTGGCCGCCTTGGCACTCGGAAGTGGCTATGCGGCCACGCTGCCAACCTCCGCACCCAGTGTTTTCAGCTCCGATCCCAATCCGAATCCAAATTCCAGCCCGGTCGAGGAGTTGGCGGCGCAGACTCCCAGCTTTTCCGACAGCCATGTTGCTGTGCTCTCCAGTTCAATCGATTTTGCCGATGCAGGTAAGGTAACTTATGCAAGCGTACAAAGGAACTCGATAGTCAAACAAAATGTCACTCCCTTCTCACGTCCTCAAATATATAAACACCAAATTAATGCAGCTCAAGTCAACGAGTTCGTTGTctaagtctttcgtttgcTAAATGCAATTTGTCGTTGTCGAATGCAGTGCCtcgtttaaacaaaaaatcatttttatcATCATCATGAAACCTTGCATATCTTATTTCTTATGTGTACTCTAATCCAGGTAAAAATTCTACCGATCGAACTAAAATACATACTATAATACTactaaaaaatatgttatttaTAAAGATATTTGCATGTATGTCGAAGATTTGCTTATCACATTTACTCAGTTTTGTTTATCTTTTTAAGGCATTTGTAAGTTCTATTGCCTGTTTTTTAATATCTTTTGATATTTTACACTTGTTAAGTTAATTTTACGTTTCAAAAATGGACCTTTAATGTATACATTGCTAAAATAATTTCAGAAAcaagtgttttaaatatttgttagcCAAATACTGACCAGAAAAAAAGCTTTTTTGCAACGCGTTCTTAAATCTTTTTGTAATATCTAACTTCCTGTTTTTCAAACAATCGCCAACAATATGATTCCTTATTTAAATTCAGTACAGGCCGTGTCCGGTGTGCCTTCCATGCCAATCTGTGGCGATTACTCATTGTAAAAAGTTTACCTTCTTCAATTGTTTACCTGTATTGCGCATTTACTCGACATcacatttatatgtataggcCCGTGACCTTCAAAACTGGGAAAAGTCTGCCATCGTAAAAGAAGTTTTTATGGGATTTGCAAAGAGCGAAGTCCAGGCTATAGAAACTGAAATTGCAATAGAAATTAGCAAGTGTATTTGCAGTaaaatctttttatttatttcgcctTTTAACGCTTTTGAAATGGCAAGTGGAATATGTAAAATAAAGCGACAAGCAAGTCATCGCCTGTGCCACTTGAACTTGACACACTTACACATGTTTTTTGTGGTAAAAGTTATCAAGCCGAGGCGCAAATCGTTGGGTAAATAGAAATTGTGACGCAAGTCGGTCCGACTTATAAATGCAGAATAAACACGGGATAATGCAGGCTATGAAATATTGGCaattacattaatttaatCAAGCACGAGGTGTTGGCTACTGTATGTGATtgtccatgtgtgtgtgcgtgttgtttGCGCTCTTGCGAAAAGAGTTCAGCgtcaacaaaagcaaaaacgaGGCTTAAGTCCGATCCGAAACCGGCTGCCGTCAGTACCAAGACTATCATGACTACCGCCGAGCTGACATAAAGCGAAAAGCTGAAAAACTGACCTACATCAATGCGTAAGCGGCGCTGCTGGGCTTGTGCCAAACTGAAAGCTGTAATTGTAACTTGTCTCTAATTGCGCAAAGAAAACCGCCAGTAGTAGGTACTAAAAAACGCGGTGAGCACGAATTTATTGGCACTTGCCTGAGCAAACTAAGGACTTAGGCAACGAAATTGAGTGCGACTCAACCCTTTTCTGTCACCTCCTATTTTCGACATTTCGGGTTTGGTATTTGCTTTATGCCATAACAGCTCACCTTTGACATTGAACTTGTCAGGCGAAACAGgggaaaaaatgtttaaaacaaAACAGTGGGAAACGTATTTCGGAGCACTCAAGCCAAATGACTTAATAGGGCTGTTCACGTGGGTAATTCGACTTTAAATTGACCAAAGTTTGTCTCATTCTTCAAGTTCTTAATTACATGCCTTCAATTCATGTTCATATCTTTTAGATTTGGACTTGCCTTGCCAAgaaacattaaaataattgctttcCGCTTGTCGTTAGAAGGAGAAGATAAAAACAATTAGTGGCGTGACTAAATATCGTTGCAagtaaaatttcattttaacaACGCGTTGTTAAACTTCCTTAACTTCACTGAGATGAAGTATTAAAGTGTTAGCGTAGTCTAAAAGTGGATTAGCATTTTAGgtattttatatgttttcttttaatacGCGTACATTTAGAAAATGCGGTTGCATATTAAAGCCTTATTGGAGAAATCTTTAACTTTAGTGTTTGATAATAATTTGTAATAAATGCATTACTGCTTGGCATCAGTAATGAGTGTATGATTGATATTTCTTACCTACTAGAGTACAAAAgcttataaattttatatcttttagtttcttgtttttaaaactttaaaatgaGTTTCCTTAACACAAAGGTCAGTGTCACCATCACATAAACCCCATTCGCATATGACAGAAGACACGTGGCGACAGGGACACGTGAACTTCGTCATGCCTGGTTGGCTGGCATCAAAAGccaaaattttaataaatataatagttGTGATCTCCCCTTTGGTCAAACCCTTTTGCTATGGTATGCTATGCCTCGACGAACTTCACAACCTACGCTAACCATGACTTAACCGACTTGTGAACTAATCTCACATCACTTTCGCCTTCCAGTTGCACCAGCGCCCGCTACTCTGTCCAGTGGCTCGAATGAGGTGACACCCTGTAGCTTGAGCTCTTCGGATCTGAATCAATGCATACGTGGCTTGATCCAGTCATTTGCGCCCAAATTGAGGTATCAGGGAGTGCCGGAGTTCAATATGGACTCGATTGATCCGTATTTCTACAAGAGGGGCATCTTTCGGTACACCAACGATGGCATCCAGGGCGGTCTTCTGATCAAGAACATGGAGATCTATGGCATCAGCCAGTTGCAGGTGAACAGTGTGGCGGCCAATTTCACCGATAACGGCTTCATAATGAAGTTGGGCGTTGAACTGCCGCAACTGAAGGCCGGTGGACACTTCAAGGCGGACGTGAAGTTCGGAGGACTGCGTCTGGTGCCCAAGGGCCCCTTCAACATCACCATCGGTGAGTGCCAGTTTGAAAAGTTAGTTCAGCGGAGCATGTGCCTGATACTTTCATATTCCCTCCAGACAACATCAAGGCCACCATTCTGACAGACGGCCACATCGAACAGCTGCCCAGTGGTCAGCAGCGTCTCAGTTTACATCGCCTGAATGCCAATGTCAATATCGGCGATGCCAAGGTGGTGGCCAATGGCATCTTCTCCGATCGCAACCTGAGTAAGCccattattttcttttagttttcaATAAGCTGATAGATTTTATAACCTCCTAGATGCCATGATTCTCAATCTGGTCAACGAGAATCTGCCGGAGATCACTCGCGTCGGAATTCCCGCCACCCGCGAACAATGGGCTCCCATTCTGATTGCCCACATCAACGAGTTCTTCGCCAAGGTACCCATCGAAAAATTCCTGGTTCAATGATGCACCAAGCGCGTCCTCAAGGATCACTTAGCTCCTAGTTAGTTTAAGCCTTATGTTTACGACCACAAATTTATCTTAAGCGCTATTTCCAAATACCTTTCTATGCACAAACGATTTGGCAATCATTTGGAATGATTTTAAACATAaccaatttgtatttatttatgtcaTCCATTctgaacaaaaaaaagaagttatgtgaaaattttaaaataaatgctCTTGACAAAAGTCTGTCCATTTTTACTTATTTTCTTACTAACTAGATTTACAAGGCCTTTGCAAGTTATTCTTACCCGGTTTATATTGCCGATCCTGAAAGTATGCTCTTTGCTGAAAATCGCTCGACATACAATTTTTTACATACACTTGACGGGTAAATTTAATGTATCTTACGTGTAAGTCTATACACACAGTAAGTTACTTTTGAcatatgtttttaaaatttctttttttattgggTCCAACGACAATATAAAATCCTTTAACAGGGCTTTTGTTATAAATatcataatataatatatatcataatatcataaatattataattccCTTTAAGAaataaagtttaaatttatagcTAGCAGGAATTGACCTAGTCGAAAAAATATAAgctaattaataaaatatgaatggcTCCAATTGCAAAGAGGTTCATTGAA contains the following coding sequences:
- the LOC6617833 gene encoding uncharacterized protein LOC6617833, whose amino-acid sequence is MQLPCISLTILAALALGSGYAATLPTSAPSVFSSDPNPNPNSSPVEELAAQTPSFSDSHVAVLSSSIDFADAVAPAPATLSSGSNEVTPCSLSSSDLNQCIRGLIQSFAPKLRYQGVPEFNMDSIDPYFYKRGIFRYTNDGIQGGLLIKNMEIYGISQLQVNSVAANFTDNGFIMKLGVELPQLKAGGHFKADVKFGGLRLVPKGPFNITIDNIKATILTDGHIEQLPSGQQRLSLHRLNANVNIGDAKVVANGIFSDRNLNAMILNLVNENLPEITRVGIPATREQWAPILIAHINEFFAKVPIEKFLVQ